A window of the Radiobacillus deserti genome harbors these coding sequences:
- the jag gene encoding RNA-binding cell elongation regulator Jag/EloR — protein sequence MRQITATGQTVDDAVQSALQQLNTTRDQVNIEIIDEGKKGILGLFGSKRAIVKVTLAPSHLKVAETYLQDIARHMGVDVKVTTTTVQNTITFDLSGDKIALLIGKRGQTLNGIQYLLQLIVNRNAKDYYTVVVDAEGYRDRRKQTLETLANRMAEKAISTRRSVTLEPMPSYERKVIHTALQDRTDISTSSEGTEPNRHVVIHSS from the coding sequence CGGTCCAATCAGCATTGCAGCAGTTAAACACAACAAGAGACCAAGTCAATATTGAAATTATTGATGAAGGGAAAAAAGGGATTTTAGGATTGTTTGGTTCTAAAAGAGCAATTGTAAAAGTCACTTTAGCTCCTAGTCATTTGAAGGTTGCCGAAACGTATTTACAAGATATTGCACGCCATATGGGTGTTGACGTAAAGGTAACGACAACAACGGTACAAAACACCATTACGTTTGATCTTTCCGGAGATAAGATTGCTTTATTAATAGGAAAAAGAGGACAAACATTAAATGGCATTCAATATTTATTGCAGTTAATTGTTAATCGGAATGCAAAGGATTATTATACGGTAGTAGTAGATGCAGAAGGATATCGGGATCGTAGAAAACAAACGTTAGAAACATTAGCAAATCGAATGGCGGAAAAGGCAATTTCAACTAGACGTTCTGTAACGTTAGAACCAATGCCATCGTATGAAAGAAAAGTGATTCACACAGCTTTACAGGATCGGACGGATATTTCGACTTCTTCGGAAGGAACGGAGCCTAACCGT